A window of Anas acuta chromosome 8, bAnaAcu1.1, whole genome shotgun sequence contains these coding sequences:
- the ABL2 gene encoding tyrosine-protein kinase ABL2 isoform X2, translating into MIVGTVLFQSSSYGKESKLLCCLGDEASEPGVSSFTEALHRPYGCDVEPQALNEAIRWSSKENLLGATESDPNLFVALYDFVASGDNTLSITKGEKLRVLGYNQNGEWSEVRSKNGQGWVPSNYITPVNSLEKHSWYHGPVSRSAAEYLLSSLINGSFLVRESESSPGQLSISLRYEGRVYHYRINTTSDGKVYVTAESRFSTLAELVHHHSTVADGLVTTLHYPAPKCNKPTVYGVSPIHDKWEMERTDITMKHKLGGGQYGEVYVGVWKRYNLTVAVKTLKEDTMEVEEFLKEAAVMKEIKHPNLVQLLGVCTLEPPFYIVTEYMPYGNLLDYLRECNREEVSAVVLLYMATQISSAMEYLEKKNFIHRDLAARNCLVGENHVVKVADFGLSRLMTGDTYTAHAGAKFPIKWTAPESLAYNTFSIKSDVWAFGVLLWEIATYGMSPYPGIDLSQVYDLLEKGYRMEQPEGCPPKVYELMRACWKWNPPDRPSFAETHQAFETMFHDSSISEEVAEELGRTASSSSIVPYLPRLPMLPSKTRTLKKQAENKENIEGTQDTLEHSTSSSAPGFIRSTQPTSGSPALPRKQRDKSPSSLLEDAKETTFTRDRKGGFFSSFMKKRNAPTPPKRSSSFREMENQPHKKYELTGNFSSVASLQHVDGFAFAPTQQDASVAPPKCYGGAFAQRTFYNDDGTGTSSGGGISTGGGWSGITGFFTPRLIKKTLGLRPGKPTGSEETSKPFPRSNSTSSMSSGLPEQDRMAMTLPRNSQRSKIQLERTVSTSSQPDESMGRATDLLPKKLEEGPALTRERPKAKLLPRGATALPFRTPSGLEEKESPGLAAAPKSKEKNSGPRQGALEDGERPGWSSPVKAAAILPTTHNHKVPVLISPTLKHTPADVQLIGTDSQGNKFKLLSEHQVTSSGDRDRPRRVKPKCAPPPPPVMRLLQQPAACADAAEELSNGAGAQHGLESSEGSKKAAAAAPVGGKSGRPVMPPPQVPLSSSSTSPVKMANGTAGTKVALRKTKQAAEKIPADKISKEALLECADLLSSAIAEPTPNSQLVDTGHQLLDYCSGYVDCIPHTRNKFAFREAVSKLELSLQELQVSSTAASVPGANPVLNNLLSCVQEISDVVQR; encoded by the exons AGGCCCTGCACCGCCCCTATGGTTGCGATGTTGAACCCCAGGCACTGAACGAAGCCATCAGGTGGAGCTCCAAGGAGAACCTGCTTGGAGCCACTGAGAGCGATCCCAACCTCTTTGTTGCACTTTATGATTTTGTAGCAAGCGGTGACAACACGCTCAGTATCACCAAAG GTGAGAAGTTGCGAGTCCTGGGTTACAACCAGAACGGTGAATGGAGCGAGGTACGTTCGAAGAATGGGCAGGGCTGGGTACCAAGCAACTACATCACACCAGTGAACAGCCTGGAAAAACATTCATGGTACCATGGGCCGGTGTCACGCAGTGCAGCAGAATATCTGCTGAGCAGTCTCATCAACGGCAGCTTCCTGGTTCGTGAAAGCGAGAGCAGCCCCGGGCAGCTATCCATCTCGCTCAGGTACGAGGGACGCGTTTACCACTACAGGATCAATACCACCTCAGATGGAAAG GTTTATGTGACAGCAGAGAGCCGTTTCAGTACACTAGCCGAGCTAGTGCACCATCACTCAACAGTAGCTGATGGCCTGGTGACGACTTTGCATTACCCAGCACCGAAGTGCAATAAGCCCACTGTCTATGGAGTGTCCCCCATCCACGACAAGTGGGAGATGGAGCGGACTGACATCACCATGAAGCACAAACTTGGGGGCGGGCAGTATGGCGAGGTGTACGTTGGTGTCTGGAAAAGATACAATCTCACGGTTGCTGTGAAGACATTAAAG GAAGATACCATGGAGGTGGAAGAGTTCTTGAAAGAAGCTGCTGTGATGAAGGAAATCAAGCACCCAAATCTAGTGCAGTTATTAG GTGTGTGTACCCTGGAGCCACCCTTTTACATAGTGACAGAATACATGCCATATGGGAACCTACTAGACTATTTACGGGAATGCAACCGGGAGGAAGTGAGTGCTGTTGTGTTACTCTATATGGCCACTCAGATCTCCTCTGCTATGGAGTACCTGGAGAAGAAGAACTTCATTCACAG GGACTTGGCAGCACGGAACTGCTTAGTTGGAGAAAATCATGTGGTGAAGGTGGCCGACTTTGGCTTAAGTCGACTTATGACTGGAGATACGTATACAGCTCATGCTGGAGCCAAGTTTCCAATCAAGTGGACTGCTCCCGAGAGCTTGGCCTATAACACCTTCTCAATCAAATCAGATGTGTGGG cctTTGGGGTGCTGTTATGGGAAATTGCTACCTATGGGATGTCACCGTACCCAGGCATTGACCTCTCTCAGGTGTATGATCTGCTGGAAAAGGGCTATCGGATGGAACAGCCAGAGGGGTGCCCTCCAAAGGTTTACGAATTGATGAGGGCAT GTTGGAAGTGGAACCCGCCTGACCGACCTTCCTTTGCTGAGACCCACCAGGCCTTTGAAACCATGTTCCACGACTCGAGCATCTCGGAGG AGGTAGCAGAGGAGCTTGGAAGaacggcctcctcctcctccatagTTCCTTACTTGCCCCGGTTGCCCATGCTTCCCTCCAAGACTAGAACACTGAAGAAACAGGCAGAGAACAAGGAGAACATTGAAGGAACACAGGATACTCTGGAGCATTCGActtccagctcagcaccag GTTTTATCAGAAGCACACAGCCGACAAGTGGGTCTCCCGCACTGCCTCGCAAGCAGAGGGACAAGTcacccagcagcctgctggaggATGCCAAAGAGACCACTTTCACCAGGGACAGAAAAGGCGGCTTCTTCAGCTCCTTCATGAAGAAGAGGAATGCTCCCACACCTCCCAAGCGCAGCAGTTCCTTCCGGGAGATGGAGAATCAGCCCCACAAGAAATACGAGCTAACGGGTAACTTCTCATCTGTTGCTTCCTTGCAGCATGTGGATGGGTTCGCTTTTGCTCCCACGCAGCAGGACGCGAGCGTGGCACCACCCAAGTGCTACGGTGGGGCCTTTGCGCAGAGGACCTTCTACAACGACGATGGCACTGGTACCAGCAGTGGTGGGGGCATAAGCACTGGTGGTGGGTGGTCAGGCATCACAGGTTTCTTTACACCACGGTTGATTAAAAAGACACTGGGTTTACGACCAGGAAAACCTACCGGCAGTGAAGAAACTTCAAAGCCTTTTCCAAGGTCAAACTCCACATCTTCCATGTCCTCAGGGCTTCCAGAGCAGGATAGGATGGCAATGACCCTTCCCAGAAATTCCCAGAGGTCAAAAATTCAGCTGGAACGGACAGTGTCCACCTCCTCTCAGCCTGATGAGAGCATGGGGAGGGCCACCGACCTGCTTCCCAAAAAGCTGGAAGAAGGCCCTGCTTTGACCAGAGAAAGACCAAAAGCAAAACTCTTGCCACGGGGTGCCACAGCCCTCCCTTTCCGAACCCCCTCAGgtttggaagaaaaggagagccCAGGGCTAGCAGCAGCTCctaagagcaaagaaaaaaacagtggccCAAGGCAAGGGGCCCTTGAAGATGGCGAGAGACCGGGGTGGTCCTCTCCAGTCAAGGCTGCAGCAATACTTCCAACCACTCATAACCACAAAGTGCCAGTCCTAATCTCACCCACTCTAAAACACACTCCAGCAGACGTGCAGCTCATTGGCACAGACTCTCAGGGTAATAAATTTAAGCTCTTATCTGAGCATCAGGTCACTTCTTCCGGCGACAGGGACCGGCCCAGACGGGTAAAACCAAAGTGTGCTCCACCTCCACCACCGGTGATGAGGCTCCTCCAACAGCCAGCTGCTTGCGCAGATGCAGCAGAAGAGCTGAGCAATGGGGCAGGAGCGCAGCACGGACTGGAATCAAGCGAAGGGAGtaagaaggcagcagcagcagcacctgttGGTGGAAAATCCGGGAGGCCTGTGATGCCTCCACCTCAAGTGCCTCTGTCATCGTCTTCCACCTCCCCAGTGAAAATGGCCAACGGCACGGCTGGCACAAAAGTAGCACTAAGAAAGACCAAACAGGCGGCCGAGAAAATCCCAGCAGACAAAATCAGCAAGGAAGCGCTGCTGGAGTGCGCAGACCTCCTCTCGAGTGCCATCGCTGAGCCAACACCAAACAGCCAGCTGGTGGACACAGGGCATCAGCTGTTGGATTACTGCTCAGGCTACGTGGACTGCATCCCACATACACGCAACAAATTTGCCTTCCGGGAAGCCGTGAGCAAACTGGAACTCAGCCTGCAGGAACTGCAGGTGTCCTCAACAGCTGCTAGTGTCCCTGGGGCAAACCCCGTCCTTAATAACTTATTGTCGTGTGTCCAAGAAATCAGCGATGTGGTGCAAAGGTAG